CATCCAAAGCAACGCTACCTTTCTCCCTCTCTTCCTCTTGCACAAGCTGTCTTTTGGTCTCCTCAGTGTCTGGCTTATCGTTCTTCACATCTTGACTTTCTTGTTTCCCATCAAGACCAATAGCATCTTCTTGGCCGCCTAAAGCTGGTTTCTCAGAGACAGAACTGGCATCAACAGAGCTAACTACTGCAAGAGCCTCCTGATGAGCACCTATAAGCTCCATGAAATCAGTT
This window of the Brassica oleracea var. oleracea cultivar TO1000 unplaced genomic scaffold, BOL UnpScaffold06662, whole genome shotgun sequence genome carries:
- the LOC106322103 gene encoding probable non-intrinsic ABC protein 5, whose protein sequence is MKDGRISQAGKYNDILSSGTDFMELIGAHQEALAVVSSVDASSVSEKPALGGQEDAIGLDGKQESQDVKNDKPDTEETKRQLVQEEEREKGSVALDVYWKYITLAYGGALVPFIVLAQ